The DNA sequence AATCTGGGTTGAAAGTGGGCCGGGCAAAGGAACAAAAGTGTTTTTTACTTTGCCTACAGCAACATAACCAAACTGACAACAACGGCTATGTTTCTGCAGTAGTCCAGCCCACTGAATTTTGAAGACTACCTGCCTCCCGGCGCTGCTGATCCAGGCTCACGATTCGGGGACAGGCATACTATCCATTATGCCACTGTCAGCAGGATCATCAAAAAGGAACGAGATAAGTTGAAAAACAAGACCTGACCCTATCCAATTCGAACACGACACCGGAACAGCTTCCGGACATCTCTCGGATCGCCAAGAATCCTGGCAGTGCCAACCAAGTGGGCGCAAACAGTGCGGCTTTAAGCGGTTGGCGTTTTCTGTAATATATTGGATTTCTACAGTTTTATTCATGGCATGAATAGTGCTAAAAGAGATGCAAGACCATAACTGTCCAACCTCAACAGGATAAAAAATCATGAAAAAGCTTTACGCGGTTGCAACCATGGCTTTCGTACTCTGCCTGACCGGGCTGGTCCTTTCAGGCACGGCCTTTGCCGACAGGTGCGTGGACAATGGAGACGGAACAGTAACGGATAACGGAACCGGACTGATGTGGCAGAAAGCAACGGCTGGACCAATGAACTGGGATGCGGCCATGAGCTATGCATCCGGCCTTTCATTGGCTGGGCATTCCGACTGGTGGTTGCCGGGCAGAGATCGACTAGAAGAGCTGTACTATTCTCCCTGTAAAGGTATGATTGAATTGTCCTTCCCGGCCTACTGGTCGTCTACTACCAACGCCAACAATACGAACAACGCGTGGCACGTCAACTTCAACAACGGAAACGTGAACAACAACAATAAGTCGAATAGCTACTACGTTCGTGCCGTGCGTAATGCACATTCAAAGCCGAGATCCAGGGTTATAAGAAAATTTTAATTACTGGATGTTCCTCCGCAGGCTGATTTGGAGCCTCGACACTTGCCTGGATTATCTTTGTCCCTGGGTCAACTCATCTCCCCCCTGCTCAACGCCGCCTGTCCCTTTCGGGATGGGCGGCGTTGCTTTTTCTGGATCGTGGTCAGCACAAAGCCGAGACGCCACTCTCCAGACTTTGGTCAGGAAGAAAGGACGGAGGCGGCCCGTCGCCATGGCGCTTGCTGAGCTTGGTGTGGCGGGCTTGAGGGCGGGGCATCCTGGGAAATCGAGGGCAGGGCTTGTATTTTTAATTTTCTTTCAGGTAAGGTGTGCGCATGGCCAGACCGCTTCGGATTGAGTTTCCCGGCGCCCTCTATCATGTGACTGCCCGGGGGAACGCTCGATCAGAGATCTTTCTGGGGGGAAACGACCGGTTGTTGTTTCTCTCCATCCTTGCCGATCTGGTTGAGCGGTACAACTGGATCTGCCATGGATATTGCCTTATGGGCAATCACCTCTTGGCTCTTCGACATTAGCCGTGGATTTTGTTCAAATTCACTCATTGTGTCGAGGAACCAGAATTAATATTTCTCTTATCAGCGTAGATCTGCGCAATCAGCGGCAAAAAACTTTTTATCTTTGCCTTGATGCTTGAAGAATCAAGCCAGAAGAATTTTACCGCTGATCTCGCAGATCTCCGCTGATGGGAGTCGCTTAACGCACGTAAAAAAACGCTGAACTATTTGTTCAAATCCACTCATTGTGTCGAGGAACCTCACCTCTTGATCGAGACACCGGATGGAAACCTCTCGCAGGGCATGTCTTTCAGGGACGTTTCAAATCCATTGTGGTCGAGAAGGACTCCCTCCTGTTGGAGTTGTGCCGCTATGTCGTTCTTAATCCGGTCCGGGCCGGGATGGCTCGGCATCCCAAGGATTACCCGTGATCCAGTTATTGCGGCACTGCCGGGTTGAAGAAGAAGTTGGACTTCGAATCCGCAGGCCCCCCGTTCGAGTCGGG is a window from the Desulfonatronovibrio magnus genome containing:
- a CDS encoding DUF1566 domain-containing protein; this encodes MKKLYAVATMAFVLCLTGLVLSGTAFADRCVDNGDGTVTDNGTGLMWQKATAGPMNWDAAMSYASGLSLAGHSDWWLPGRDRLEELYYSPCKGMIELSFPAYWSSTTNANNTNNAWHVNFNNGNVNNNNKSNSYYVRAVRNAHSKPRSRVIRKF